The proteins below come from a single Anaerolineales bacterium genomic window:
- a CDS encoding exo-alpha-sialidase gives MSEVRVLVGTRKGAFVLRSDEGRKTWKVDGPHFGGWEIFHITGTPADPKRIYVSQSNAWSGQIMQRSDDGGKTWETVGNEFAYEGVAGTHTWYDGSQHPWEFKRVWHIEPSLTDADSLYAGVEDAALFHSADGGKTWQECSGLRSVKGKLWQPGAGGMCLHTIVLTPDNPNRMFVAISAAGAFRTDDGGATWLPVNRGLRSEWELPDGDADVGHCVHSIAMHPSRPNVLFMQKHWDVLRTDNGGELWHEISGNLPSDFGFPIAVHAHEPETVYVVPITSDTLHFPPEGKLRVYRSRTGGNEWEALTNGLPQRDCYVNVFRNALAVDRLESCGVYFGTTGGQVYGSSDSGDTWMPIVRDLPPVLSVEVQILP, from the coding sequence ATGTCTGAAGTACGAGTGTTGGTTGGGACACGCAAAGGGGCATTCGTTCTACGCTCTGACGAGGGGCGTAAAACATGGAAGGTGGACGGTCCGCACTTTGGCGGTTGGGAAATCTTCCATATCACGGGGACGCCTGCCGACCCCAAGCGGATTTACGTCTCCCAATCGAATGCATGGTCTGGGCAGATTATGCAGCGTTCCGATGACGGCGGCAAAACATGGGAGACCGTCGGGAATGAGTTCGCCTATGAGGGGGTGGCTGGAACGCATACATGGTATGACGGTTCGCAGCACCCCTGGGAATTTAAGCGTGTGTGGCATATTGAGCCCTCTCTCACCGACGCCGATTCGCTTTATGCGGGGGTGGAAGATGCCGCCCTGTTTCATTCTGCTGATGGCGGCAAAACATGGCAAGAATGTTCTGGTTTGCGGAGCGTCAAAGGGAAGCTGTGGCAGCCCGGCGCCGGCGGGATGTGCCTTCACACAATTGTCTTAACGCCCGATAACCCCAACCGGATGTTTGTCGCTATTTCGGCGGCGGGCGCGTTCCGCACCGATGACGGGGGGGCGACATGGCTGCCGGTAAATCGCGGGCTAAGGTCGGAATGGGAACTCCCCGACGGTGACGCTGATGTTGGTCACTGTGTTCACAGCATCGCCATGCACCCTTCGCGCCCAAATGTCCTCTTTATGCAGAAACATTGGGATGTTCTGCGCACGGACAACGGCGGGGAGTTATGGCACGAGATTAGCGGCAACTTGCCCAGTGATTTTGGCTTTCCTATCGCCGTTCATGCCCACGAACCAGAGACGGTTTATGTCGTCCCCATCACAAGTGATACCCTTCATTTCCCGCCGGAAGGGAAGCTGCGCGTCTATCGCAGCCGGACGGGGGGAAACGAATGGGAGGCGCTGACGAACGGTTTGCCCCAAAGGGATTGTTACGTGAACGTCTTTCGCAATGCGCTGGCGGTGGATCGGCTTGAATCGTGCGGGGTTTACTTCGGCACAACAGGCGGGCAAGTCTACGGATCAAGCGATTCAGGGGATACGTGGATGCCGATTGTGCGCGACCTACCACCCGTACTCTCGGTTGAGGTGCAAATCCTCCCATGA
- a CDS encoding FadR family transcriptional regulator, translating into MPRKRFTDSDLLNYILDHRLQPGDSLPPLTELQKDLGVNVGKLREQLEVGRALGLVEVRPRTGIRCKPYDFFPAVRLSLLYALSMSENAFAAFTELRNHLEIAFMEEACEQLSAADFAALRSLISIARAKLTNSPSIQIPHEEHRAFHMGLFRYLANPFVISLLEGYWEAYEAVELNTYADLHYWQEAWDYHERILDHLERQEFEAARGAFLEHTDLMRHRQQSAALPLAALLPHPAHHTKE; encoded by the coding sequence ATGCCTCGCAAAAGATTTACCGACTCCGATCTCTTGAATTACATTCTCGATCATCGGCTGCAACCGGGTGACAGCCTTCCGCCGCTGACCGAACTGCAAAAAGACCTCGGTGTGAATGTCGGCAAACTCCGTGAACAACTTGAAGTTGGGCGGGCGCTTGGCTTGGTCGAAGTGCGCCCCCGAACGGGGATTCGCTGCAAGCCCTACGATTTTTTCCCCGCCGTCCGTCTCAGCCTGCTCTACGCCCTCTCCATGAGCGAAAACGCCTTCGCCGCCTTTACCGAACTTCGCAATCACCTTGAAATCGCGTTTATGGAGGAAGCCTGTGAGCAGCTTTCGGCGGCAGATTTCGCCGCTCTGCGCAGCCTGATCAGCATTGCCCGCGCCAAACTGACAAACAGCCCATCGATTCAAATTCCCCATGAGGAACACCGTGCCTTTCATATGGGCTTGTTTCGCTATCTGGCGAATCCGTTCGTGATCAGCCTTTTGGAGGGTTATTGGGAGGCTTACGAAGCGGTGGAACTAAACACCTATGCAGATTTGCATTATTGGCAGGAGGCTTGGGATTACCACGAACGTATTTTAGACCATCTGGAACGGCAAGAATTTGAAGCTGCACGCGGCGCGTTTCTTGAGCATACTGATTTGATGCGCCACCGCCAGCAAAGCGCTGCCCTCCCTCTCGCGGCGCTCCTCCCCCACCCTGCACACCATACGAAGGAGTAA
- a CDS encoding NAD(P)-dependent alcohol dehydrogenase: MKAMITTAYGSPDVLQKQEVAKPTPKDNEVLIAVRAASVTPSDSAFRKGEPFIVRLLYGLRKPRLSIGGVEFAGDVTAVGSAVTSFKVGDAVFGMSPDHFGAHAEYMTLAENKPMIGKPAHLAYEDAVAITDGATTALTFLRNVAQIKPGQKVLINGASGAVGAAAVQLTKQFGAEVTGVCSTANVALVKSLGADHVIDYTREDFTHQRGRYDVIYDAVGKNSFKRCKRALTKKGIYMTTVPTLGVMFQMLWTGLFGGKKVKFTPAGLKQNKENLIFLAGLVEAGSLRPVIDRCYPLEALAEAQRYVETGKKKGNVIVTVVA, translated from the coding sequence ATGAAAGCCATGATTACTACCGCCTACGGATCACCCGATGTTTTGCAGAAACAAGAGGTTGCCAAGCCAACACCGAAAGACAACGAGGTACTGATCGCGGTACGGGCAGCCTCTGTCACCCCCTCCGACAGCGCCTTTCGCAAAGGAGAGCCGTTCATTGTCCGGCTGCTCTATGGGCTGCGAAAACCGCGCTTGTCTATCGGTGGGGTTGAGTTTGCTGGCGATGTGACCGCTGTTGGGAGCGCCGTCACGTCGTTCAAGGTCGGCGATGCCGTGTTTGGGATGAGTCCCGATCACTTTGGCGCTCACGCCGAGTATATGACCCTTGCTGAGAACAAGCCCATGATCGGCAAGCCAGCACACCTTGCCTACGAAGATGCGGTGGCGATCACTGATGGAGCAACCACCGCCCTCACCTTTTTACGGAATGTGGCACAGATCAAGCCCGGACAAAAGGTGCTGATCAACGGCGCATCGGGGGCAGTGGGTGCGGCGGCGGTGCAGCTTACCAAGCAGTTTGGGGCAGAGGTCACCGGTGTATGCAGCACGGCAAATGTGGCGCTGGTGAAGTCCCTCGGCGCAGATCATGTCATTGACTACACGCGGGAGGATTTCACCCACCAGCGGGGGCGCTATGATGTGATCTACGATGCCGTTGGAAAAAATTCCTTCAAGCGCTGCAAACGCGCCCTGACGAAAAAGGGCATTTATATGACCACCGTTCCAACGCTTGGAGTCATGTTCCAAATGCTGTGGACGGGGTTATTCGGCGGCAAAAAAGTGAAGTTCACGCCGGCGGGGCTCAAGCAGAACAAGGAGAATCTGATCTTTCTTGCCGGACTGGTTGAGGCGGGCAGTTTGCGCCCTGTCATAGACCGCTGCTATCCGTTAGAAGCGCTTGCCGAGGCGCAGCGCTATGTGGAGACGGGCAAGAAGAAAGGGAATGTTATTGTGACCGTCGTTGCATAA
- a CDS encoding c-type cytochrome: MKHPLIVWGILLCVGVLAAFALILSGAAGGAPAQNAAQLTAEWCAAATSQAGSYVMIWDMWGTPTPTPLRGTPNPTATPTPVGVTGDSERGKALFFTSAQCSACHSVAAGEDRGLIGVSLGGVAVRAAAKRSGMSAALYLREVILNPLNVFPSTKPGVMPFNYAQTLGVQGVEDIVAYLLTLR, translated from the coding sequence ATGAAACACCCACTCATCGTTTGGGGAATACTTCTTTGCGTCGGTGTGCTTGCCGCCTTTGCCCTCATTCTGAGTGGAGCGGCGGGGGGAGCGCCCGCTCAAAATGCCGCCCAACTCACCGCCGAATGGTGCGCCGCCGCCACCAGCCAAGCAGGAAGCTATGTCATGATTTGGGATATGTGGGGGACGCCCACCCCCACCCCACTACGCGGGACGCCTAACCCCACCGCCACACCAACGCCCGTCGGCGTGACAGGCGACTCCGAACGGGGGAAGGCACTCTTTTTCACCAGCGCCCAATGCAGCGCCTGTCACAGCGTCGCAGCGGGTGAAGATCGCGGTCTGATCGGCGTCTCGTTGGGGGGGGTTGCCGTGCGGGCAGCAGCAAAACGGAGCGGGATGAGCGCCGCCCTTTACCTACGCGAAGTCATTTTGAATCCACTGAATGTGTTCCCTAGCACAAAACCGGGCGTCATGCCTTTTAATTACGCCCAAACCCTCGGTGTGCAGGGGGTTGAAGATATTGTTGCCTATCTTTTGACCCTACGTTGA
- a CDS encoding NTP transferase domain-containing protein, with protein MTPPLRAVLMCGGLGTRLRPWSYVIPKPMFPIGERPILELLLGRLRKYAITEIYLSLGYKAELIESYFKDGRHLGVTLHYVREESPLGTAGALRLLRDQLDAPFFMLNGDLVTRLDFRAMHAYHEERGAMLTVGTRPYTVTIPYGVIEGTEGRITSLVEKPTQTVQINAGIYLINPILLDGIPASGRYDATELISAAMDAGQPVYHYPIREYWMDIGRFEDYDQANTDAQTWLNDELGEDGSP; from the coding sequence ATGACGCCGCCACTTCGCGCAGTCCTCATGTGTGGGGGCTTGGGGACGCGCCTCCGCCCCTGGTCGTATGTGATTCCCAAGCCGATGTTCCCCATTGGCGAGCGTCCCATCCTTGAACTGTTGTTGGGGCGCTTGCGCAAATACGCCATCACCGAGATTTACCTCTCGCTTGGCTATAAGGCGGAATTGATCGAATCCTATTTTAAGGATGGGCGGCATTTGGGTGTGACACTCCATTACGTGCGCGAGGAGTCGCCGCTTGGTACGGCGGGGGCGCTGCGCCTGCTGCGCGATCAGCTTGATGCGCCGTTTTTCATGCTGAACGGCGATTTGGTCACCCGCCTTGATTTCCGCGCCATGCACGCCTACCATGAGGAGCGCGGGGCGATGCTCACCGTTGGGACGCGCCCTTACACGGTGACGATTCCCTATGGGGTGATCGAAGGGACGGAGGGACGCATCACCTCGCTGGTTGAAAAGCCGACGCAAACCGTCCAGATCAACGCCGGAATTTACCTGATCAATCCTATTTTGTTGGATGGCATCCCCGCCAGCGGGCGCTATGACGCCACCGAGTTGATCAGCGCCGCGATGGACGCCGGACAGCCCGTTTACCACTACCCCATCCGCGAATATTGGATGGACATTGGGCGCTTTGAAGATTATGATCAGGCGAATACCGACGCCCAAACATGGCTGAACGATGAGCTTGGCGAGGACGGATCGCCCTGA
- a CDS encoding helix-turn-helix transcriptional regulator, giving the protein MPKSPISNGIRKLRFDHNEMTQQQLADRVGVTRQTIVAIEKGNYSPSLELAFRIARVFKRPLEEVFSFEENEGES; this is encoded by the coding sequence ATGCCAAAGTCACCGATCAGCAACGGCATCCGCAAACTACGCTTTGATCATAACGAAATGACCCAGCAGCAGTTGGCTGACCGCGTAGGGGTGACACGGCAAACGATTGTCGCCATCGAAAAAGGGAACTACTCCCCATCATTGGAGCTTGCCTTTCGGATTGCGCGGGTGTTCAAGCGCCCGCTGGAGGAGGTCTTTTCCTTCGAGGAAAACGAGGGCGAGTCCTAA
- the murD gene encoding UDP-N-acetylmuramoyl-L-alanine--D-glutamate ligase — translation MTHDPLTGKTVVILGFARQGQAVARWLNAIGATIVVSDKRKFGDLVEVAMEFSDIPIQYTLGGHPLDLLYDCDALCLSGGVDPTIPVCIAAQERGIPLTNDAQLFLERCSAPVIGITGSAGKTTTTTLVGKMVAKLNPKTWIGGNIGEPLLDKVHHMRPDHRVVMELSSFQLELMTQSPHIAAILNITPNHLDRHGTMEAYIAAKAQIFAHQNDDDVCVLNYDDPVTHTLGENLPGQIVWFSLHEMVSDGAFLAGNRLMVVGRGSPDRQPHVVCVRDDIKLRGEHNVSNVLAACAIAGAVGVPIEAMREVIREFMGVAHRLEIVRTVGGVTYVNDSIATAPERVVAALRSFDEPLILLAGGRDKKLPWSEMATLAAQRLKYLVTFGEHGATIAQYVRAARLFGGGLQDIYVCATLEEAVKQASELAQPGDVVLLSPGGTSYDAYTDFQERGEHFRALVLALAEKDENTRR, via the coding sequence ATGACACACGATCCACTCACTGGTAAAACAGTGGTTATCCTCGGTTTTGCTCGGCAAGGGCAGGCTGTTGCCCGTTGGCTGAACGCCATTGGCGCAACCATTGTTGTCTCGGACAAACGCAAGTTTGGCGATCTCGTTGAGGTGGCGATGGAGTTCAGCGATATTCCCATCCAGTACACACTGGGGGGACATCCCCTTGACCTTCTCTACGATTGCGACGCGCTCTGCCTCAGTGGGGGGGTTGATCCGACGATCCCCGTCTGTATAGCGGCGCAAGAGCGCGGGATTCCCCTGACAAATGATGCCCAACTTTTTCTAGAGCGCTGTTCCGCCCCTGTGATTGGGATCACTGGGAGCGCAGGCAAGACAACCACAACAACACTTGTCGGAAAGATGGTGGCGAAGCTGAATCCAAAAACGTGGATCGGCGGGAACATCGGTGAGCCGCTGTTGGATAAAGTCCATCACATGCGCCCCGATCACCGCGTGGTTATGGAACTTTCCAGTTTTCAATTGGAACTCATGACCCAATCGCCGCACATTGCCGCCATTTTGAACATCACCCCCAACCATTTGGATCGGCATGGGACGATGGAAGCATACATCGCGGCGAAGGCACAGATTTTCGCCCACCAAAACGACGATGATGTGTGCGTCCTAAACTATGACGATCCGGTGACGCACACTCTCGGTGAAAACCTCCCTGGACAGATCGTTTGGTTCAGCCTTCATGAGATGGTCAGTGACGGCGCGTTTTTGGCGGGCAACCGGCTGATGGTCGTCGGGCGTGGCTCACCTGACCGTCAGCCCCATGTCGTCTGTGTGCGGGATGATATAAAACTGCGAGGGGAACACAACGTCTCGAACGTCTTGGCGGCGTGCGCCATTGCCGGAGCAGTGGGCGTCCCTATTGAGGCAATGCGCGAAGTGATCCGCGAGTTCATGGGCGTTGCCCATCGCTTGGAGATCGTCCGCACGGTGGGCGGGGTGACCTATGTCAATGACAGCATCGCCACCGCCCCAGAGCGCGTGGTTGCCGCGCTGCGCAGCTTTGACGAACCGCTGATTCTCTTAGCCGGCGGGCGGGATAAAAAACTGCCATGGTCAGAAATGGCGACACTTGCCGCACAGCGCTTGAAATACCTTGTCACCTTTGGCGAACACGGGGCGACTATTGCCCAATATGTGCGGGCGGCGCGTCTGTTTGGCGGCGGATTGCAAGATATTTACGTCTGCGCCACCCTGGAGGAGGCGGTAAAACAGGCATCGGAGTTGGCACAGCCGGGGGATGTGGTCTTGCTTAGTCCGGGGGGGACAAGCTACGACGCCTACACCGATTTTCAGGAACGCGGCGAACACTTTCGGGCATTGGTCTTGGCGCTGGCGGAAAAGGACGAAAACACGCGGCGGTGA
- a CDS encoding MoaD/ThiS family protein encodes MIRVVLPAHLRTLARVEGEVVLQVDEPITLRSVLDALETGYPMLRGTIRDLATKKRRPFIRFFACGQDFSDESPDAPLPADIVAGAQVFRVVGAMAGG; translated from the coding sequence ATGATCCGCGTTGTTCTTCCGGCACATCTGCGCACGTTGGCGCGGGTTGAGGGCGAAGTGGTGCTTCAGGTGGATGAGCCAATCACGCTGCGTTCTGTCTTGGATGCCCTAGAGACGGGCTATCCAATGCTACGGGGGACGATTCGTGATCTCGCCACGAAAAAGCGCCGTCCGTTTATTCGCTTTTTTGCCTGCGGGCAAGATTTCTCAGATGAGTCACCGGATGCGCCCTTGCCAGCGGACATTGTGGCGGGCGCACAGGTTTTTCGCGTGGTGGGGGCGATGGCGGGCGGGTGA
- a CDS encoding helix-turn-helix transcriptional regulator, which translates to MPNTSDSPSLINVLTPTCPSRMTLKIIADKWALLVVFALKHESRRNGELLRLISDVTQKMLTQTLRKLEQSGIVERIIYHEVPPKVEYRLTALGRSLLVPINAISEWAETHYAEVIAAQQRHAYRDDPTTDLADLADLPTNDAR; encoded by the coding sequence ATGCCAAACACCTCGGATTCACCATCGCTGATCAATGTGCTGACGCCCACCTGTCCCTCGCGCATGACCTTGAAGATCATTGCCGATAAATGGGCGCTGCTGGTTGTCTTTGCCCTCAAGCATGAATCGCGCCGCAATGGGGAACTCTTACGCTTAATCAGTGATGTGACGCAGAAAATGCTGACCCAAACGTTGCGCAAATTGGAGCAATCGGGGATTGTCGAGCGTATCATCTACCACGAAGTGCCGCCCAAAGTGGAATACCGTCTGACGGCGTTAGGGAGATCGCTGCTTGTGCCAATCAATGCCATTAGCGAATGGGCAGAGACGCACTACGCCGAGGTTATCGCCGCGCAGCAGCGTCACGCTTACCGCGACGACCCCACCACCGATCTGGCTGATCTCGCCGATCTCCCAACGAACGATGCACGGTAA
- a CDS encoding SH3 domain-containing protein yields the protein MDRDTRIALLLLVVIGIVVYGAGLTIRSFVGRDYGVIPTVAVLPTLPPSSTPTETPPPTFTPDIPPTETPTATFTGIPTEISTDAPIETSDFTPSPEMTGVLAGAVGVVLPTDPVTETAAALINTEIAFATAAHFTAVAATAAVTLTPQPTTLLPPTPHVTPPSPPPAPTLTPTMPLPTPSEITAVVLADRGLLLRTGPGKEYAALATILKGAVVDVRSRTEDSAWVSVEVRGTIGWMSAEFLQFSADVGFVPIEGAEVIAALPKTRPCISVVGDSLAYGEVIFELPGVGFIKVKMSPFSDYIRGELETLRAPGYEVRDRSYPGTGISSPKHLSFYETSIYQDLLRDRCAFTIVLPWVNDLSSGVDPAVSAEEHARRLTEFATRLLQNNPQGKIVFGNYYFGAPAPFSSAMAYGFTPNAITLFNQSMKAACTLGELSKMPNVLCIDVAPAFQEVGSRYVVGQMPRSEVDAMTTRRLTPDEQNLLEYYSRTFPGAPLNGDGIHLSSLGKRLLANYLLKVSLKLN from the coding sequence ATGGATCGAGACACACGGATCGCCCTTCTCTTGTTGGTTGTCATTGGCATCGTCGTCTACGGCGCGGGCTTGACGATTCGTTCATTCGTGGGGCGCGATTACGGGGTGATCCCCACTGTTGCCGTTTTGCCCACGCTCCCCCCTAGCTCCACCCCCACCGAGACGCCGCCGCCCACCTTCACCCCTGACATTCCGCCCACCGAGACGCCGACGGCAACCTTCACCGGAATCCCAACGGAGATTTCGACGGATGCCCCAATAGAAACATCAGATTTTACTCCTAGCCCAGAAATGACGGGCGTCCTTGCTGGAGCAGTGGGCGTCGTGCTTCCCACAGACCCAGTGACCGAGACGGCTGCGGCACTGATTAACACCGAGATTGCCTTTGCCACCGCTGCCCATTTCACCGCCGTTGCCGCCACCGCCGCCGTGACACTCACCCCACAACCGACGACGCTGCTCCCCCCAACGCCGCATGTCACACCGCCCTCGCCGCCGCCCGCGCCAACGCTGACACCCACCATGCCGCTTCCCACCCCGTCGGAGATCACGGCAGTGGTCTTGGCGGATCGCGGCTTGCTCTTGCGGACGGGTCCGGGCAAAGAATACGCGGCGCTGGCGACGATTTTGAAAGGTGCAGTGGTTGACGTGCGCTCGCGCACGGAGGATTCGGCATGGGTCAGTGTGGAGGTACGCGGAACGATAGGCTGGATGTCGGCTGAATTTTTGCAGTTCTCGGCAGATGTTGGCTTTGTGCCGATAGAGGGTGCGGAGGTTATTGCCGCGCTGCCGAAAACGCGCCCCTGCATCAGCGTGGTGGGCGATTCGCTCGCCTATGGGGAGGTCATTTTTGAACTGCCGGGCGTGGGCTTCATCAAGGTGAAGATGTCGCCCTTCAGCGATTACATCCGGGGAGAGTTGGAAACACTGCGGGCGCCAGGCTACGAGGTTCGGGATCGAAGCTATCCCGGGACGGGGATCAGTTCCCCGAAGCACCTCTCCTTTTACGAAACCTCCATCTACCAAGATCTGCTGCGGGATCGCTGCGCCTTCACCATTGTCCTGCCCTGGGTGAACGACCTCAGTTCGGGCGTTGATCCGGCGGTTTCGGCGGAGGAACACGCCCGCCGCCTGACAGAATTCGCCACCCGTCTGCTGCAAAACAACCCACAGGGAAAAATTGTCTTTGGGAATTATTATTTTGGAGCGCCAGCGCCCTTTTCCTCGGCAATGGCGTATGGCTTCACGCCCAATGCGATCACGCTCTTTAACCAAAGTATGAAAGCTGCCTGCACGCTTGGCGAGTTAAGCAAGATGCCCAACGTGTTGTGTATTGATGTCGCCCCCGCCTTTCAAGAGGTGGGCAGCCGCTATGTGGTTGGGCAAATGCCGCGTTCGGAGGTGGACGCCATGACAACACGCCGCCTGACGCCCGACGAACAAAACCTGTTAGAGTATTACAGCCGCACCTTCCCCGGTGCGCCGCTGAACGGGGATGGGATCCACCTCAGTTCGCTTGGCAAGCGGCTGTTGGCAAACTATTTGTTGAAGGTCAGCCTGAAATTGAATTAG
- a CDS encoding SDR family NAD(P)-dependent oxidoreductase yields the protein MSESTTVLVTGAGGFIGSHLVDHLVRAGYRVRAFVRYTANAEKRGNLADLPPNILASVELYAGDIRDTGAVDQALAGVDTVYHLGAIIAIPYSYRHPEETVTVNVTGTMNVLQGMRRRGTRRGVIVSTSEVYGSALYTPIDEKHPLQAQSPYAATKIAAESLSLSYQRSFGTPVVVVRPFNTFGERQTARAVIPTIISQALWRDRVTLGTLDTYRDYTHAADTAEGLIAAARADAAVGTVVNLGTGVTVQIGALAEQIIRLVGRPVPLQGGEAERLRPPTSEVLKLQSDNRLAASLIGWQPTISLEEGLRRTIDWTAAHPERFDPERYQV from the coding sequence ATGAGCGAATCAACGACTGTTCTTGTCACTGGGGCGGGGGGCTTCATTGGAAGTCACCTTGTCGATCACCTTGTCCGTGCCGGATACCGCGTGCGTGCCTTCGTCCGCTACACCGCCAACGCCGAAAAGCGTGGCAACCTTGCCGATCTCCCGCCAAACATTCTTGCTTCGGTGGAACTTTACGCCGGCGACATCCGCGACACTGGGGCGGTGGATCAGGCGTTGGCGGGCGTCGATACGGTCTACCATTTGGGGGCGATCATTGCCATTCCCTATTCCTACCGCCACCCCGAAGAAACCGTCACCGTGAACGTCACGGGGACAATGAATGTCCTTCAGGGGATGCGCCGCCGAGGGACGCGCCGGGGGGTGATCGTCTCCACCAGCGAGGTTTACGGCTCGGCGCTCTACACGCCGATTGACGAAAAGCACCCCCTTCAAGCGCAGTCGCCCTATGCCGCCACCAAGATTGCCGCCGAGTCGCTCAGCCTAAGCTACCAGCGCAGCTTTGGGACGCCCGTCGTCGTTGTTCGCCCCTTCAACACCTTTGGCGAACGACAAACTGCCCGCGCCGTGATTCCGACGATCATCAGCCAAGCGCTGTGGCGGGATCGCGTGACACTTGGGACGTTGGATACCTACCGCGATTACACCCACGCCGCCGATACCGCCGAAGGGCTGATCGCCGCAGCCCGCGCTGATGCCGCAGTGGGGACGGTGGTCAATCTCGGCACGGGGGTGACCGTCCAAATCGGCGCGTTGGCTGAGCAAATCATCCGCCTGGTGGGGCGACCCGTCCCGCTGCAAGGGGGCGAGGCAGAGCGCCTCCGCCCGCCGACGAGCGAGGTCTTGAAACTGCAATCGGACAACCGCTTAGCAGCGTCACTCATCGGCTGGCAGCCGACGATCTCCCTTGAGGAGGGCTTGCGCCGCACGATTGACTGGACTGCCGCCCACCCCGAACGCTTTGACCCCGAACGGTATCAAGTCTAG